CTATAAAAATGTGTTCAGGAGAGTCATAAGAAATGGCAATACCATAAAATGTGAAAGTTTTCATACACACTTTAGTTGGCCTGGGCCAATACAATACATGGTATATAAATATTGAGCAGTATAACTTTTCATATGATGGGGTAAAGTGCTATTAAAGGTTCATTGTGTTGTTCCATCACCAAACAAGTATAATTGAGAGTCCATAAGCACTGCTCCTTGTAGAATCTACATACTGGGATGTAAAGTTTATTTCTTCACTATATATGGCTGACATGCTTAGGAGGAAAAAGAAGTTCTTAAGATACTCATGCTGTGGCATCAAATGGGATTTACACACAATGTCAGCATAGAAGGATCTTTGATTCCAATAAAACTATTTAAAAACCACCTGTTTGTAATACTTATTTCCTTAACACGTGTAAATGCAGTATTTTGTAAAGTAGTCAACCTGTCTGCTAGTTAACTATTGATTTCAGAACTCTGACAACATTGAACTAACTCCCAGTGCCTGTGAAAAGGTATATAGAATGATATAGACAAACTGTCTTTTACATTGCAGAGGAATTTTGTATCCTACTAGTctatagcataatattatgaatttggTAAATCACTGAAAAGAAAAATATTCAGAAATTAGTGATGATACTGCCCTAGTTGGTTAGTACTTTCAAGTTCAAACATAAGCTCAATTTAAGTTTGCGTGACCAAACTAAGTAAGGTCACATGCACTTGTATACATCCCCTTCAACACATTGCACATCATTCTTTGCTAACATGCACACTGGTTGATTCACACTGGTTGATTCACACTGGTTGATTCAGCATTTGTTATGTACAAGTCATGTATAAGCAGTATTAATGCACATTAATTAACTGATTATGTAATGTCTTGTACATATAAGATAAAGACCAGAAATCATCGGTAGTTATACATTAACAATGAGTCGGAGTAGTATCAGATGATGTTACTTAGTTTGATGAGGTAATGATCTACTCAGGTACTACATTTGAAATTACAGTAAATGGCAACGCATGAAATCAAGTGATGACTAACCTCTTTATAGCAGCCAATCTGATGTTTCAGCACTGCATGTGGCAATTCATTACTAGCAATTGGTTCTTTAAGCTGTTTAATGATTCTTTCTTTAGCAGTTAGATCAGATTCCAATTGTTCAATTTTTCTTGATAGCTCAGGGTGTACCATAGAATGAACTTCAGTAGCACTAGAACAATTGGTAGCTAGAGAGCCAGCTAGTTCTGTACAAATCTCAGAAACGGGAGGTCGTGTACCTGGTGTGTTGTTTAAGCACTTTTGAATTAGTGGCCTACATGACACTGCAGAAGATGGAATGGCCACAAAATAATTCTCTCTTCTTTGCACCTCCGAAAGAGCCTTCATTTCCTGTGTAATTGAATCAGTTATTACCTGATCTGCTGGTACAGGGTACATGTGAGTCAAGGTGTGAATCATCACACAGCCTAGAGAGAACACATCAACAGGTTTACCATAATGTGGTGAACTGGACACAGCTTCAGGAGGCATAAATACTCTTGTACCAGGGTTTGCTGTCTGTGACATTTTATCATCAGCAGTGATAAACTTTGCCACACCAAGATCAGATATTTTAGCTGTAAGGAATTTGGTCAATAAGATGTTATTTGAAGACAAGTCTCTATGCACAACATTGTGCGCATGAAGATATTGGAGACCATGAGACACGTCTAATAGAAGTGAAAACTTGACAGAAAGGCTAACTTCTTTTTGTTGGTGCTTTTCTAAAAACTGAAATAAGCTGCAATTCATCTTCTCCATCACAAGCCATGGTAGTTTAACATCTTCGCTGGGGTAGTGGATACCTAGGAACTGAACTATGTTGGGATGTACCAGTTTACTACAGTTAACACATTCTTCATAAAACTTTTTCCTCAACACCTCCAAATTTCCACACTCTATAAGAATCTTGTGGATATCTTTGGCAGCACAAGTTGTTCCATGTACACACACTTCCTTTACGACTCCATATGAACCTCGACCAATTTCTTTATCCAAATCATCAACTCCAGTCAACTCCTTTACATTCTCCAGTGGGTCAACCCTCTATAATAATGtataaaaaatattaatttaaaaatacagTAGAAAACCACATAAGTGTTAAAAGCTAGTAAGACAAgattatatgtaacactttcacacctcagatcaaaggaactgcctaggctacattttgtatgtagcccagctagctggctacatatgaaatgtagcagGACTACAACTAGGCTGTTTTGACAGCTAGACTATTTTGACATATAAGAAAGATCAGGGGTGAATGTGGTAATTACAACTATTATGCAATACTTTGAAGTTGTATTTAAATCCTTAAATCAATCAGTTTAAAGTCTTTGAAGTTACTTCATGTATTTGAGAGTACTTTTGATATACTTGAAAGTGCTTTTGATGTGGTTTGGTATAGTTTCAAAAAAGTTTAAACTATAGCACTAGCacttactatgtaaggttttcaaaatgtttaagaaacctatatcaccaagagaTAGTtttattgtgggattcagtttgtctcaattgagagccacagtaGACTCAATTGTGAGCCACatgaaacccacaatgtaaagtgcatCTTGGCTTTATATACATTTTAGTAGTTTCTAAAAGAAAGAAACTTAAAAACACAAAtaggcagatcaaaggaataaTACCTTTGATCTGGGAAGATCAAAGGAATAATTCCTTTAATCTTCCCAGATAAAAGGTATTATTCCTTTGATCTACCCatgcaaagtgttacatattagctgtaacatggggcattcaggctttgcctgatatgtatgccctcatgcccgtgttacaactattacatgaatgatggtattacaacataactcTGTAggaaaatccttacattggcatgcACAACAATtcttttgttcaatgccaaagtggtgagctatgttgtaataccatcatttatataATTTTGTCTTTTTATCGCTTATATCCCCActtaaatatactagtttgcttgtttttttgttgtagctacaGCTAATGATATGcatatgtgactgttttattagaatatcgaacatggttgttgtattagggtgactgctttattagagtatctggagtGGGGCACCTTGTAGCATGCCTTATTTTTCACTATGCTACCAATAAGAGGTAGTATGTCATGATCAGTCACTATAAGTACAGCTAGATCATTACGGGAATGTCTCTTGATTGTTATTTATCCAGCTAGATTGTAAGGGGCGTGTTGCTTGATTGCTATTGGTACAGCTAGTTGGTAAAGGGTCCTGTGTGTAGGTAGTAATAGGTAGTAATTTTTCTTGAGTgctgctttaaataattttgtgtgcCTAGTATGGAACAGACAATTAATACCTCAATACTGTTTCATTttatgaagaagatgaccaaAAGATTAAGGGAAAaccaaggtgcagagggcaaacacttgtcggaacctcaaaaggcacatgccacacGTGAGTAAGTATTGTGGAAAAAAACGGTAACTGTACAATGTGctgtttagcctctagccttgtgactgtggttaGGTAGGTAAGTACCAAAAATTGGGTTTTGACATTTTGTAAAAATTCAAAGTGTGTGGAGTTTTGTTTTGATTCAATGCTATATTGGACATAAGACTATTCCATTAAGATACTTTTGCCATGCACTTCAGATATTTCTAGGGTGGTTTTAGAGGCAGCATTATGGCAGGCGCTGTTTATTATTGGGGCAacccctactaaacagtactactgataGGATGCTGTGTACTAAATAACAataggaaaaaaagcaaatttcCAGAATGTTAAACATGGCATTCCTACCATATATTATACAATGCAATGCACACTGTGTGATAAGATTACTCTCCTAAACCTTAAAAATCTCTGAAGTGTTGTAAAAAGTGGCAtgattaaaacacttgtaaattccaTGAAATCGAATCTTTCAAGCATGCATATAAAACGAATCTAGTGGTTACAGTCATATTGGCATCAAGGCTATCAGCTTAaacagaagtgttacatattagctgtaacatagGCACTCGTGATTTGCTTGATATGCAtgcctgcagccctcgggctttgggaatacatatcaggcaaatcacttgtgcccatgttacaactataaaagtGTACCTCCATATTGAGCTGCTCCAAATGTACTCTAGTCCTGTGCATTGTGTCTACTTCATCAGACAACTGTGATACTATCTCCTCTAATTGTGCAATCCTCTCATCTTTCTCATCACAACATTTCTGGAGTTGTTCTTCCCTGATGTTCATAGCTTTCTAAGGGTTATAATacgttaaggttacgggatactgtaaatcccacatgtacactatcaatcatttttcatgattagggacttgatttttcttaatgcattgttatcaaatatttatgcattcttaacttctcattaatcgacatggaattcaaatgttgttatggaaacatgagttgtccccatgccaattagtgaaaactatgaaccaaaaatcagaccaatgaagaaccatgagaacttactaacaattctaaggtttgaagaacatcacttgtgagggactgacaagaggatttgtgtataatgtgtatagttgctgaaatatgactacaatatggcctaaagcaagacactgtgatcacaaaattaatttttaaattgatatcacaagcactagaaatattatttctaacaaacggctccgtcaggacctagacaagaagccaaactagtagtctgtttatacaaaatgttaacaactagtttgacagtcctgatttttggttcaggaaaatatcgccattaatcagcaaaactacgcatgtgcttacaggtgcgccagttgctaagtgtgttgtttctatgttatcttgtactgttacgtgtgttttcttgtaccttgtacctgtccagtcagcgagctatgattctcccaacaatttaacccagttaccagctgatactcaacacaacaacaccaagcccgccttaattacgtaataaaatttttgtttgacagtcgcttagtatcccgtaaccttaaggatGGAAGACACTGATATAGTAGCTGCATGTATATTAAAATATACAACTATTTaaacactagtatattaaaaattataaatttaaaaatgaaatagggatccaagcaataaaaagtagtgaaacaagagattaatgatagcattacagcatagctcggtgggaaaatccctacattggcatgttataaaaATCATTTTGTTCTATGCCaagtagagattttcccaccgagctacaCTGTAAtaacatcattcatctcttgtttcactactttttatgctTGGATCCTTCCTTCATTTTAAAAtcatatactagtttgtttggttacCTTGTTATAgcagcatacagctatacacatgtgactgttctattagggtgactgctgtattgagtatcttgagtcagcttTTCACATACCAGGGTGTGTggcatattttcattgtgctagcattatgaatacagctagacgAATAATAACAGGGTGTGTAATTGTGAGCAAGTAaatgttaagaggtgtggtctcaggTGGTGCTTGATTGTTATCAAGACCGCATTAATAGGTACACCTGTATGGTCGAGCAGGTGGGGTATTGAACCTATCGCGAAGTTACTGGTATCTACCAAGCATAAatgcttaaataagtttgtggcatctgct
The Dysidea avara chromosome 7, odDysAvar1.4, whole genome shotgun sequence genome window above contains:
- the LOC136262087 gene encoding serine/threonine-protein kinase PLK4-like isoform X2; translation: MSGRSSSDSSMPDNTGQEERQTMAFSSDTQVVVEKEDHLRMEIENKSLRKFTSQLSREMKSAMDTLCQKDGEMEDLRIEYKEKLKSLKRSLTQSEMTITQLKEENKQLSVAVAKNIQGGRIKDHGKEGKVSVMERIISDQAIKLEDLEFTLKQALESEQTIVRSSKETLHHMEKAMNIREEQLQKCCDEKDERIAQLEEIVSQLSDEVDTMHRTRVHLEQLNMERVDPLENVKELTGVDDLDKEIGRGSYGVVKEVCVHGTTCAAKDIHKILIECGNLEVLRKKFYEECVNCSKLVHPNIVQFLGIHYPSEDVKLPWLVMEKMNCSLFQFLEKHQQKEVSLSVKFSLLLDVSHGLQYLHAHNVVHRDLSSNNILLTKFLTAKISDLGVAKFITADDKMSQTANPGTRVFMPPEAVSSSPHYGKPVDVFSLGCVMIHTLTHMYPVPADQVITDSITQEMKALSEVQRRENYFVAIPSSAVSCRPLIQKCLNNTPGTRPPVSEICTELAGSLATNCSSATEVHSMVHPELSRKIEQLESDLTAKERIIKQLKEPIASNELPHAVLKHQIGCYKEYLSRSLPHQTK
- the LOC136262087 gene encoding serine/threonine-protein kinase PLK4-like isoform X1; this translates as MSGRSSSDSSMPDNTGQEERQTMAFSSDTQVVVEKEDHLRMEIENKSLRKFTSQLSREMKSAMDTLCQKDGEMEDLRIEYKEKLKSLKRSLTQSEMTITQLKEENKQLSVAVAKNIQGGRSVKVSIEGAVRNLNTKFDKRINSMQENFKKQLISYQNQIKDHGKEGKVSVMERIISDQAIKLEDLEFTLKQALESEQTIVRSSKETLHHMEKAMNIREEQLQKCCDEKDERIAQLEEIVSQLSDEVDTMHRTRVHLEQLNMERVDPLENVKELTGVDDLDKEIGRGSYGVVKEVCVHGTTCAAKDIHKILIECGNLEVLRKKFYEECVNCSKLVHPNIVQFLGIHYPSEDVKLPWLVMEKMNCSLFQFLEKHQQKEVSLSVKFSLLLDVSHGLQYLHAHNVVHRDLSSNNILLTKFLTAKISDLGVAKFITADDKMSQTANPGTRVFMPPEAVSSSPHYGKPVDVFSLGCVMIHTLTHMYPVPADQVITDSITQEMKALSEVQRRENYFVAIPSSAVSCRPLIQKCLNNTPGTRPPVSEICTELAGSLATNCSSATEVHSMVHPELSRKIEQLESDLTAKERIIKQLKEPIASNELPHAVLKHQIGCYKEYLSRSLPHQTK